The genomic segment ACCTCATTTTTGCCGATGACAGATAGGTCTTATAAGCGATTGGATAAAGGACGATTTTTAGTAAAATGGTTAAAACCAGGATAACGATTCCATAGTTCCAGCCAAAACTACCCAGGAAATTGAAGACCGGAAGGACTGCGTAGCGATTGATCCATTGCATCAGGAAAAAGCTCCACCCGAGCGGTATCTGCCGTTCAAGATCAAGCTTGTACTTCCTGAGTATATTATATTTGTTGGGTCCAAAATACAGGGACATCCCGACTGATTCGTCCTCTGCCCCTGTAAATGGTATTCCAACCTTATAATACAGTGATCTCAGGTATCGGTCGCCGGGAGGTGTATCCGAGGTTGATACCTTCATAATGGGATCGACAAAATAGTTATCAGCGATCAGGGTTGAAGAAAAGAATTGTTGTTTAAAAGAAAGCCACTTAATCTGGTCACGAAGGGACTTTTCATCAGTTTTGCTTTCAGAGAGATATTCAACTTTTTCTTCATTAAGTTTATAATAAATGGTTGAGCCATTGAACTGGTCAACATGTTTCTCCTGTTTCCTCAGGTCAGTGCTCCACTCAAAATCGACATAACCCCGGGCAGCATCGATTGTCTTATTCAGGTTATGAAAACTGACGTTAAAACCGAGCATATAGTTATTACCCTTCATGGTAAACAGGTACTCGATGTATTGCTCCTTATTAAAGGATGTATCAGCAGAAGTATAAAGCCGGAGGGCAAACCGGGCCTGCCGGTCACCATTCACCCTGACCGTATCGCTACCTTGCCCGTAGCCATCCACCCATTCAGGCTGGAAGTAAAAGTTAGTCGTATTAATTGTGCGGTTATTCGCGAAGAAAGAAAATCCAAACTGGCTCGTATCGCTTTCTATCAAAATAAGGGGTTGACCATCCCAGGTTTTAAAGTTCTTTAATTCGACATAAACAATTTTTCCACCCAGGGATGAAAGCCCGATCTTTATCAGGTCATTTTCAAGATAGTATTTTTTTTCCTCTCCTATCGCAGCCAGAGCAAAAGAACCGAACTGGTCATGAAGGGCTGAAATATTATTTTCTTCAGGAATGGCAGTTGTCAAAGCAATTGTATCCTGCGGGGCTTTTTGTTCTTCAATTTTCGTCCTTTCAGACAGTGTTATCTGTGCAATGGAATCGCTCTGCCGCTGGATCGTCATCATGGAATCCTGCCGGTGTCTTTGTTCCAGTAATTCTTCCTTGGAAGGTGCAGTCAGGAAGTAATAACCAATAAGGATAGAAAAGATCAGCAGGAACCCTATAATTGTATTTTTACTATTGTTCATAAAATTAATCGGAAATTAAAACTCTTTAATAAGGGTGCAAAGATAGGAAATTGACGGCATCCGGCTGATAAAAAAATCAAACTATTGGTGAAAGGCCATTTGCCTGGAATGCTTATATATGATAGAAGCTCCGATGAAGTTAACGAATAAAGGATGGGGGCTGTCGACCGTACTCCTGTATTCAGGATGGAACTGAACCCCGATGAACCAGGGATGGTTTTTAAGTTCCATAATCTCGACAAGGTCCTGTTTGGGATTTTTACCGGCAGCGATCATTCCGGCTTTCTCAAACTCCTTTAAATAATGGTTATTAAATTCATAGCGATGCCTGTGCCTTTCATTCACTTCACTTCTTGCATATATTTTACCCACCTTTGTGTTTTTTTTAATTCTGCACAGGTAAACTCCAAGACGCATAGTACCCCCCTTGGTATGGATTTTTTTCTGTTCCTCCATCATATCAATCACAGGATATGGCGTTTCAGGATCCATTTCCGTCGAATGGGCGCCTTCATAGCCCAAAACATTTCGAGCAAATTCAACGACGGCGCACTGCATACCCAGGCAAATCCCAAGAAAGGGTATTTTATTTTCACGTGCATACCTGATTGCTTCAATTTTTCCTTCTATTCCTCTTTGGCCGAAGCCAGGTGCGACCAGGATACCATCAAATCCCTTAAGTTTTTCAGCGACATTGCCGTCATTCAGGTTCTCAGACTGGATAGATTGCACATATACTTTGCACTGGTTAGCAGCACCGGCATGAATGAACGATTCCTGGATTGATTTATAAGCATCTTTCAGTTCTACATATTTACCCACCAGGCAAATCCTGACCTCGTCTTTTGGATTCTTGAGCCTGAAAATAAATTCTTCCCATTTTGACATATCAGGTTGCCGATCAAACGGGAGGTTAAGTTTCCGAAGAACCTCTATGTCCAGTTTTTCTTCACGCATCAGCAAGGGCACCTCGTAGATGGTTTTTGCATCTATGGATTCAATGACAGATGTCGGTTCAACATTACAAAATAATGCGATCTTATTTCGTATGTTTTGGTTGAGGTGTTTCTCAGTCCGGCAAACAATAATATCCGGCTGAACCCCGGATTCAAGTAAAGTTTTCACAGAGTGCTGGGTCGGTTTGGTCTTTAATTCGCCTGCTGCTGCCAGATATGGGACCAGTGTGAGGAGAATAACCAGGCAACGGTCGCCCATTTCCCACTTGAGCTGCCTTACGGATTCAATATAAGGTAAAGACTCGATATCGCCAACCGTCCCGCCTATTTCAGTAATCACAAAATCGTAACCGAACTTATTACCAAGAATCTGGATATTGCGTTTGATTTCATCAGTAATATGAGGGATAACCTGGACGGTTTCACCAAGGTAATCGCCTCTTCTTTCTTTTCGGATAACCGTTTGATAGATTCTGCCTGTAGTTACATTATTTGCCTGTGATGTAGGTACATTCAGGAATCTCTCGTAATGCCCGAGGTCAAGATCAGTTTCCGCTCCATCTTCCGTAACGTAACATTCTCCGTGTTCATATGGATTTAATGTCCCGGGATCCACATTGATATAAGGATCAAGTTTTTGGATCGTAACGGAGAATCCCCTTGCCTGGAGCAATTTAGCCACAGAGGCTGAGATAATGCCTTTTCCAAGTGAAGAGGAAACACCGCCGGTTACGAAGATGTATTTTGTTTTGAACATGATAAGGATATAAGCAAATAATATTTGTTATTAATAGTATGTTTCCCATTGAACACCTGCAATATGTTTAGCTAAACGTAAGGCCTGGATTGTATAGCCGAACTCATTATCATACCAAACATACAGAATAATGGATTTCCCATCTGCAGAAACCAGTGTGGCGGGTGCATCGAATATCCCGGCACAACTGTCACCGATAAAATCTGTGGATACAGCTTCGGTGGAAGCGGAGAACCTGATCTGTTCAACCAGGCGCCCATTCAGTGCAGCATCCCTGAGTATTTCAACGACTTCCTCTACGGTGGTTTGTTTTTGAACGGTAAGGGAAATGATCGCCAGAGATACATTAGGGATAGGTACTCTGACGGCATTGGCTGTCAATTTACCTTTTAGCGAAGGGATGGCTTTTGCTGCGGCAGAAGCAGCCCCGGTTGATGTAAGCACCATGTTGATCGGCGCTGAACGCCCTCTCCTGGGTTTTTTATGATAGTTGTCCGTCAGGTTCTGGTCGTTGGTGTAAGCATGGATAGTTTCGATATGGCCTTTGTCGATACCGAGTTTATTCTCGATTACGTAAAGAACAGGGACAATGGCGTTAGTGGTACACGAAGCTGCAGAGTATATCGTTTCAGTATTAAAGTCGACTGTTCCGTCATCATGGTTGACTCCAAAAACAATATTTGGCACATCGCCTTTGGCAGGAGCAGTGAGCATTACCTTTTTGACCCCTTTTGATTTCAAATGCCTGGCAAGGTCTTCACGCTTAGTCCAGACTCCGGTACTATCGATCAGCAGGGCATCATAGATACCTTCAGCCTCATAATCTATTTCCTCAGGATTATTTGCTGCAAGCATTTTAACCTTATGTCCGTTGATCATCAGGATTTTATTATCAACATCCTCGATAGCGACACCACGGAAAGGCCCATGTATGGAATCGTTGCGAAAAAGAGATGCTCGTTTTTTAATTTCTTCAGGTGAGTTACCGCGGGTAACGATAGCTTTGACATTGAGCTGAGTGCCGTTTCCCTGGATAATAAGCTCACGGGCAACTAACCGGCCGATACGTCCGAAACCATATACTACAACATCGACAGGTTTATCATACTTCACTTTCTTCCCAATTAAGTGCTCCAATTTATTGTTGAGAAATGCCCTGGCATCTGAATATGCAGATCCTTCTTCCGTCCATTCTTTGTTTAACCTGCCGATATCAATACGTGCCGGTGGTAAATCCATGTTTAGCAACTCCCTGGCAAGCATGACCGAAACCTGTATCTTTAATTCCTTGCCGATAACTGATAATGAATGTGAATGTTTTTTGAGGATTACGCTTGAAGACCGGTCGATAAGCTGACTTCTGAAAATGATCAGTTCAATGGATTTATCATAGTAAAGCTGACCTACAAGGTTGACGAATTCAAAACCGGATTTTTCATCAATGATCCAATTATCCAATGAACTGACATATTCATGATGATGAGCGCTATTTTTCAAATCGTTTGACTCTGTCATGGCAAATGTGATTAATTGGTTATTAAAAAGATTTTCCGTTTAATATGCAATAATAACAAAAATAAAAAAACAAAAGGCCACAGTTCGGAAATGAACTATGACCTGAACTTATGATATAATAAATTAGCCTTATTCGCCGAGGTAGGCTTTCAGCAATTTACTCCTTGAAGTATGCTTCAGCCGCCGGATGGCTTTTTCCTTGATCTGCCTCACCCGCTCGCGGGTAAGGTTAAATTTTGCACCAATCTCATCCAATGTCAATCCGTGATTCATGCCGATGCCATAGTACAGGTTAATCACATCGCGTTCCTTTTCAGTAAGTGTTGACAATGACCGTTGAATCTCTTTATTTAGTGATTCACGCATCAAATTATTATCAGTGCGGGGTGTATCTTCAGAAACAAAAACATCGAGAAATTTCGTATCTTCATCTTCCGCGATAGGAGCATCCACGGAAACATAACGGGTGGTTATCCGCAGGGCTTTGTCCAGCTTATGTTCAGGAATATCTAACTTTCGCGCAATTTCTTCAACAGAAGGCGGGCGTTCAAATTCCTGTTCAAGCCTGGATGTAGCCTTTTTGATCTTATTCAATGAGCCAACCTGGTTTAAGGGGAGTCTGACCAGCCGTGATTGTTCAGCAAGTGCCTGCAATATTGACTGCCTTATCCACCAGACAGCGTAAGAAATAAATTTAAACCCCCTGGTTTCATCAAATCGCTGGGCAGCTTTGATGAGCCCGAGGTTTCCCTCATTGATCAGATCAGGCAAACTAAGTCCTTGATTTTGGTATTGTTTAGCTACCGATACCACAAATCTGAGGTTTGCTTTAACAAGCTTTTCAAGTGCTTTATCATCCCCCGATTTGATTCGCCTGGCCAGTTCAACCTCTTCCTCTGCTGTGATAAGTTCTTCTCTGCCAATGTCTTGCAGGTACTTATCCAATGAAGCGGTTTCACGGTTGGTAATCGACTTGGATATCTTTAATTGTCTCATTGTGTCTTATAATGATAAAAAAACAGTGATATATAAAACAGATAAATATACGGAAAGATTTTCAGGATATGCAAATAAAACGTGCAAAGATATGAAATGTTTTATGTTATTTAGAATTTTTTTAAATAGCTTACAATATAAATCCGTAATTCATCCTCATGCCATTTGGATAAACTCCCTCAATCCTGATCACGCCGCTCCTGATATTACTTAACGCATAATCAACGTCTTCTTTGGAATTGATTTTTATCCCATTGATTTGCAATATAATAAATCCATTCTGTACTCCTCCTTTTTTCAGCATTCCGTCTTGCAATTTAACAACTTTGAGGCCTCCTGAAATCTTCAGGTTCCGTACATCCTCATCCGGGACCTGCTCCAGTGTGGCTCCCAGATCTGACATATAGAAGTTATCGCCTTTTTTCGCAATGGCTGTACTTCCTTCCTGGTTTCTCAATTCAACCTGATAACCCTGGTTTTGTCCATTCCTGTGAACCATCACATTTACGACATCGCCCGGATTATGTTGCCCGATGATCTCGAGCAATTCAGCGTTTGTTTTCACGGAGAAATTGTCAACTGATACGATTATGTCACCTTCTCTGATTCCAGATTCTTTAGCACCGCCATTTTCCGAAATTGATTCGATATAGACCCCATTGGCCACATCAAGGTCTTTTTCTTTTACAAGTCTGGAATCTACTTCACGAATTGTTACTCCCATGTATGCCCGTTGAACCAAACCAAAATTAAGGAGGTCATCGACAACTTTTTTGACTATATTAACAGGAATTGCAAACGAATAGCCTGCATAAGAGCCTGTATTACTGGCAATCGCAGCATTGACACCTATCAGTTCCCCGTTCATGTTGACCAGGGCTCCCCCGCTGTTTCCCATATTAACTGCAGCATCGGTTTGGATGAAAGATTCAATGGCACCCGGCGTCCCGAGGATATTGATATTCCTGGCCTTCGCGCTGACAATCCCGGCTGTTACAGTAGAAGTCAGGTTGAAAGGGTTTCCGACGGCAAGGACCCATTCGCCAAGCCTCACGATATCAGAATTACCAAAAGAAATAAATGGTGTGCTTTCGGCATCAATCTTTAACAGCGCCAGGTCTGTCGAGGGGTCAGTACCAACGATAGTAGCCACGAATTCCCTGTTATCATTCAGGGTAACATTCACATTACCGGCACCTTCAACCACATGGTTATTGGTGACTATATATCCATCATTGGAAATGATAACCCCTGAACCAAACCCGGTGTAAGTATTGTCACCGCCATAGGGATTTCCAAAGAAATCACGGAATGGGGCAAAGAAATCATCATAACCACCGGTCCTTCCTGAAAATTCAGACCTGATATGAACGACGCCGTGAACGGTCTTCTCGGCTGCTGTCGTAAAATCAGGCCCTGAAAAAGGAGCCACCGGCAAATAATTTGCCGGAACAAGCTCAGCCTGGGATGGTACCTGCAGTTTATTACTGCTTCCAGGGTCATTGCTGCCACTGATAAAAATACTCCTGACTCCCCATACAATAAGAACGGAGAGTGCCACAATTGCTAAAACTTGAATGATCTTTTTCATAACTTTTAAAACAGTTAAAAACCCAGATTGTTTATTTTTGAATTTAAAAAACACTTTATATTGCTCAAATAGTGTGCCTTTCCCTTGTTAATTAATGTTAAAAGAAAGGATTTGCAGGTTTTGAG from the Bacteroidales bacterium genome contains:
- a CDS encoding trypsin-like peptidase domain-containing protein — translated: MKKIIQVLAIVALSVLIVWGVRSIFISGSNDPGSSNKLQVPSQAELVPANYLPVAPFSGPDFTTAAEKTVHGVVHIRSEFSGRTGGYDDFFAPFRDFFGNPYGGDNTYTGFGSGVIISNDGYIVTNNHVVEGAGNVNVTLNDNREFVATIVGTDPSTDLALLKIDAESTPFISFGNSDIVRLGEWVLAVGNPFNLTSTVTAGIVSAKARNINILGTPGAIESFIQTDAAVNMGNSGGALVNMNGELIGVNAAIASNTGSYAGYSFAIPVNIVKKVVDDLLNFGLVQRAYMGVTIREVDSRLVKEKDLDVANGVYIESISENGGAKESGIREGDIIVSVDNFSVKTNAELLEIIGQHNPGDVVNVMVHRNGQNQGYQVELRNQEGSTAIAKKGDNFYMSDLGATLEQVPDEDVRNLKISGGLKVVKLQDGMLKKGGVQNGFIILQINGIKINSKEDVDYALSNIRSGVIRIEGVYPNGMRMNYGFIL
- the yidC gene encoding membrane protein insertase YidC translates to MNNSKNTIIGFLLIFSILIGYYFLTAPSKEELLEQRHRQDSMMTIQRQSDSIAQITLSERTKIEEQKAPQDTIALTTAIPEENNISALHDQFGSFALAAIGEEKKYYLENDLIKIGLSSLGGKIVYVELKNFKTWDGQPLILIESDTSQFGFSFFANNRTINTTNFYFQPEWVDGYGQGSDTVRVNGDRQARFALRLYTSADTSFNKEQYIEYLFTMKGNNYMLGFNVSFHNLNKTIDAARGYVDFEWSTDLRKQEKHVDQFNGSTIYYKLNEEKVEYLSESKTDEKSLRDQIKWLSFKQQFFSSTLIADNYFVDPIMKVSTSDTPPGDRYLRSLYYKVGIPFTGAEDESVGMSLYFGPNKYNILRKYKLDLERQIPLGWSFFLMQWINRYAVLPVFNFLGSFGWNYGIVILVLTILLKIVLYPIAYKTYLSSAKMRLLKPEVDEISLKFPKKEDAMKKQQATMAMYKKAGVNPMSGCIPVLLQMPILIAMFRFFPASIELRQEAFLWANDLSSYDSIMNLPFNIPFYGDHVSLFTLLMTISTIIYTYLNNQMMGTGTQQMPGMKTMMYIMPIMFLGIFNNYSSGLSYYYFLVNIITFAQMYIFRYFVDEGKLHRKIQENKLKPVKKSGFQARLEDMAKKKGYKPNTRK
- a CDS encoding glyceraldehyde-3-phosphate dehydrogenase; its protein translation is MTESNDLKNSAHHHEYVSSLDNWIIDEKSGFEFVNLVGQLYYDKSIELIIFRSQLIDRSSSVILKKHSHSLSVIGKELKIQVSVMLARELLNMDLPPARIDIGRLNKEWTEEGSAYSDARAFLNNKLEHLIGKKVKYDKPVDVVVYGFGRIGRLVARELIIQGNGTQLNVKAIVTRGNSPEEIKKRASLFRNDSIHGPFRGVAIEDVDNKILMINGHKVKMLAANNPEEIDYEAEGIYDALLIDSTGVWTKREDLARHLKSKGVKKVMLTAPAKGDVPNIVFGVNHDDGTVDFNTETIYSAASCTTNAIVPVLYVIENKLGIDKGHIETIHAYTNDQNLTDNYHKKPRRGRSAPINMVLTSTGAASAAAKAIPSLKGKLTANAVRVPIPNVSLAIISLTVQKQTTVEEVVEILRDAALNGRLVEQIRFSASTEAVSTDFIGDSCAGIFDAPATLVSADGKSIILYVWYDNEFGYTIQALRLAKHIAGVQWETYY
- a CDS encoding RNA polymerase sigma factor RpoD/SigA — translated: MRQLKISKSITNRETASLDKYLQDIGREELITAEEEVELARRIKSGDDKALEKLVKANLRFVVSVAKQYQNQGLSLPDLINEGNLGLIKAAQRFDETRGFKFISYAVWWIRQSILQALAEQSRLVRLPLNQVGSLNKIKKATSRLEQEFERPPSVEEIARKLDIPEHKLDKALRITTRYVSVDAPIAEDEDTKFLDVFVSEDTPRTDNNLMRESLNKEIQRSLSTLTEKERDVINLYYGIGMNHGLTLDEIGAKFNLTRERVRQIKEKAIRRLKHTSRSKLLKAYLGE
- a CDS encoding CTP synthase produces the protein MFKTKYIFVTGGVSSSLGKGIISASVAKLLQARGFSVTIQKLDPYINVDPGTLNPYEHGECYVTEDGAETDLDLGHYERFLNVPTSQANNVTTGRIYQTVIRKERRGDYLGETVQVIPHITDEIKRNIQILGNKFGYDFVITEIGGTVGDIESLPYIESVRQLKWEMGDRCLVILLTLVPYLAAAGELKTKPTQHSVKTLLESGVQPDIIVCRTEKHLNQNIRNKIALFCNVEPTSVIESIDAKTIYEVPLLMREEKLDIEVLRKLNLPFDRQPDMSKWEEFIFRLKNPKDEVRICLVGKYVELKDAYKSIQESFIHAGAANQCKVYVQSIQSENLNDGNVAEKLKGFDGILVAPGFGQRGIEGKIEAIRYARENKIPFLGICLGMQCAVVEFARNVLGYEGAHSTEMDPETPYPVIDMMEEQKKIHTKGGTMRLGVYLCRIKKNTKVGKIYARSEVNERHRHRYEFNNHYLKEFEKAGMIAAGKNPKQDLVEIMELKNHPWFIGVQFHPEYRSTVDSPHPLFVNFIGASIIYKHSRQMAFHQ